From the genome of Candidatus Ruthia magnifica str. Cm (Calyptogena magnifica):
GCATATGCCAAAGTGATCCTTGTTCTTCGGTGCTAATGACTTCAAGGTCAGATATAGCAGTGTGTAATATTGGGTCCCAATTAACCAAGCGCTTGCCGCGATAAATCAGTCCCTCTTCAAAAAGTTGTATGAATACTTTTTTAACAGCATTAGACAAGTCATCATCCATGGTAAATCGCTCTTTTTTCCAATCAACTGACGAACCAAGTCTGCGCATTTGTGAAGTGATTGTACCACCATATTTTGCCTTCCAATCCCAAATCTTATCAATAAACTTATCCCGACCAACCTCATGACGAGTCATGTCTTGCATTGTTAATTGGCGCTCAACCACCATTTGTGTGGCAATACCTGCATGGTCTATACCTGGTTGCCAGAGGGTTTGATCGCCATTTACACGATGATAGCGCGTTAATATGTCCATAATCGTATGCTGGAAAGCATGACCCATGTGTAGCGAACCTGTAACATTTGGGGGTGGTAGCATAATACAGTAAGCATTTTTGCTGGTGGTATTTGAATCAGACGAGAATAAGTTTTTATCTTCCCAAAGTGAACGAAATTTTGCTTCAATTTGTTCTGGATTGTAAGTTTTTTTCATTAAAAGAGTAAGATAGATTAAACCACTTGATTATATTATATCATCAAAATTAAATTGGTTAATAAAGCTTGGTTTGTGTATTTACTTCATTATGTCAACAACCCGCTTTATTGTGGTACTAGTAATGATATTAGCAAACGTATCAGACAACATAATGGCGAATAAAAGATGATGCGAAGTACACAGGTGTGTGAGTTGGTTTGTCAAGAAAAAGTGAGTAATAAAAGCCAGATACTTAATAAGTTGGTACGAAATTAAAAAAATGACTTACAAATTTTCTGTGAAGATTATAGAAGTCATTTTAAAGTTGTTATTAATTTATGAGTTAGTCATCATACGCTCATAATCCATAAAAGTTTTTATCGATGAGATTATTTAAACTAGGCCAAAAGATATCATCATTAAATTCACAGAAGAATTTTTAATTTTTTTAGATTAGCAGTGTGTGAAACAAAAAATAATTAAAATCTTACGTATTTCCATTTGGGTGAGAGTGAATTTCAGAGATGATTCTTATTAATTTAAAGTTGTCATCTAATAATTGCATAATTTTTTTTATATCATATTGCACAAAATTAAGCTTTAAATAAAACTTGGAACTATTGGGTGATAATATAGATAGTAAGGAATAATCATCTTTTTTAACTTGGTTAGTTTTTCAATATGAGATTTTCGGTTTTTTCATCTATTAAAAAGTGAAATACAGAACGATCATGTTTAAGAGTTAAACTCTAGAATATTTTCATGATGCTTTAACATTATTTGAAAGTTTTAATAATGATAAATTAATATAATTCTTGTCAATCAAATTATCATCCATTATTTCATTAAGGATTTTAATATCAATCATTATGTATTCACCGTTTAGGATGATTTCAACAGAACTGAGGTGGCTTTTCAGTGGCGAATAGATTTTTGATTTCTGCTTATGCTTTTTTCATATTGTCTTGTGCACTTTCTGGGCTTTTCATTGTCCCGGCTATTCCACCTTTAAACATGATTAATCTTCTTGATTGAGTTGATGTTAATTTTTGTATCGAATATTTTTTCTAATTTTTGCACGCCTTTATCATTCAAAAATTGTGTTTGTATTTTTGCCATTTTTTCATTATGCGCTTGAGTTTGTTTTTGTGCCAATGTTTGAGCATTGGGCTTGCCAAGATTAATCACTAAATTTAATGTTGAATTTTTTTGTCTAAGTGTTGTTAACATGCTTTTTTGTACTTGATCACTTAGTAAATTAGCAAATTGATTATCTAGAGTTAGTGTTAACGTTGCATTATTAGTATTGTCAAACAGTGTATTTTTTACCAATATTTGCGCACCGTTTTTAAACTCCAGTGTCT
Proteins encoded in this window:
- a CDS encoding GIY-YIG nuclease family protein, translated to MYLLHYVNNPLYCGTSNDISKRIRQHNGE